Below is a genomic region from Planctomycetota bacterium.
GAGGGTTCGCACGGCCGACTCTATTGCCCACGCCGGCGGTTCGTCCGATGATGCCCCGATGCCTTCGCGACTCGCCGCCGTTGTCATGACCTTGCTGCTGGCCGCTCCCGTTGCGGCGTGGCAGGATCTTGTGGTGCACATCGACGACTTCGCCGACGGTACCGCGGCCGGGGTCGAGGCGGGCGACGTCGTCACCCTGGCCGGCGACGGCACGGGCGGTTTTCCCAGGCGTGGTGCTTGGACATCGCCAGTGACGGCCGCGGACCCGGCGGCGATCGAGATTCTCCCGAGTTGGTCCGTCCAAACACCGCCGGGAACCGGAGTTCGTCTGGACCTTCGCGTGCGGCTCGCCGAGACGGATGAGTGGTCGCCCTGGTTGGACATGGGATACTGGGGCGAGGTCCCGCCGCCCGCGACGGCCGAGTCTTTTGAAGGCGGCGACGTCTCGGTCGACATCCTCGAGCTCGACCGCCCCGCCGACGCGTGGCAGATTCGTGCGACGCTCGTCGCCTACGACCTGTCGAGTTCGCCGACGCTCCAGCGGATCAGCGTCGCGCTCCGCGGCGGCGAACCACCCGTCGACCACGGCACCGCCGATTGGTCGGGCGATCTGGACGTGCCCTTCCTCCACCAGGGCTCGGCCGGCGATCTGATCGGCGGGAGCATCTGCAGCCCGACGAGCGTTGCGATGGCCCTCGCTCACTTCGGCATCGATGTCGACCTCGTCACCCACGCGGCCGAGACCTACGACCGCGAGCACGGCATCTTCGGCAACTGGAACCGCGCCGTCGCCCGCGCCAACGAACTCGGGGCCGAGGCGCACCTCGAGTTCTTCGACGACTGGCAAAGCCTCGCCGACCACCTGAAGGCCGGCCGAGTCGTCGTTGCGAGCATCCGATTCAAGAAAGGCGAGGCCCCGAGTTTCGTGATGAACGCCACCGCCGGTCACCTGATCGTCCTCCGCGGCCTGACGCCCGACGGCAACGTCATCGTCAACGACGGGGCCCACGCTACGGAAGGCGAAAAGGCAATTTATAAGAA
It encodes:
- a CDS encoding C39 family peptidase, with amino-acid sequence MPSRLAAVVMTLLLAAPVAAWQDLVVHIDDFADGTAAGVEAGDVVTLAGDGTGGFPRRGAWTSPVTAADPAAIEILPSWSVQTPPGTGVRLDLRVRLAETDEWSPWLDMGYWGEVPPPATAESFEGGDVSVDILELDRPADAWQIRATLVAYDLSSSPTLQRISVALRGGEPPVDHGTADWSGDLDVPFLHQGSAGDLIGGSICSPTSVAMALAHFGIDVDLVTHAAETYDREHGIFGNWNRAVARANELGAEAHLEFFDDWQSLADHLKAGRVVVASIRFKKGEAPSFVMNATAGHLIVLRGLTPDGNVIVNDGAHATEGEKAIYKKSEMEKAWFDNAGGVGYVIGAS